TGAAGTACGCAGCACAGTGAAGCGGAGTCAAATGTTGGTTATATTTTTGAACACTTAGTGCTTTAggttctatttttttctgaatttcaCCTGTCATTACTATTAGAATTTAAATATGTTAGACATATATAATCATTTTCTAAAAGACACAAAAGAAGACttttaaaagatagaaaaacaTTCATGAGTTAGTTTATTGATTCTATCAAATAAAAATCCTCTGTCCCATTATGAGGGTTCAGTTTTATGCTCTAAGTACTGATTGCAGCCTATCcctcattcattttttattattatataaagaaactaaagtttaagattaaaaaaaaaaaaaaaatcaaacacacaacATATAATAGTTGGTGGAGCAAAAAATTGTAACTCTAAGAATATTACTGTGGGGGTATAAAACCGGGAAACCCATGTCAATATCTGTGCTGGGCCAAGGCTCGATCTAAGGAAGGTCTACCCTTTGGCCATGGGAAGGACCCTCCTTGGCCAAGGGAAGGACCCTCCTCGGCCATAAATGTAGCCAAGGGCAAAGGGAACAACTCGGTCTTGGTGATGATATTCCGGGTCATTTCGCTGAATAGGAACAGTACTAAAACGACAAAGAGtaagggaaaggctgccattactgcaattaagtactctgcacctgacagagtcaTGCtattcagtttttacaaccacccccaaccactttgggtatgggctgatgggacaagtaccagCCCTATAAaactgaacctacacgtggacgttggggGGAGGGAgaaagctagtataaaagaggaagaagcagtCCAGAAAGGAGGTGGGGGACAAGATCCAAGAACCGGACCCACCcaggccgtgccgaggagaaagtctCCTTGGATAAGCTCCGTTCACCTCTGTGCAATCATCATGAATATCATGACTAACGACTGTCTGTTcgccaaggcctagccttctagcttactctctacaaattcattgtattgggcccGCTGGTCCAAGATCCCACACACCGTGTGATATTGGGCTGAAAAATgagaccctacaattggcgccgtctgtgggaaggcttgtgcgttggcgcAGGCGGCGGTTAGTCGTGGTAGAATCAAGCCCCTGTCAACAAGGATCCCTCGAGAGAAATAATTTTGGCAGTGGTGCAAGCTATGTGAAAGCCTCTCTATCATTTCCAGCAGCACGCGGTCGTTGCCCTAACTCAGCTCCCACTCAGGGCTACACTTCGAAGTGCCAGTGGCACAGGTAGTTCTAGGGCTTCTAACATCAAGTCTATGCCCCACACATTTGCCAAGGGGCTGATCCTCTCGGGTCTAGTAGTCTGATTCACCGAATTCccataagtgttggacagaaccaaggtcttgcatggtccttgaactcaaacctatggggaaactagttactagaaaatataagtgttggacagaaccaaggttttgtatggtcctcagattcaaacctatagggaagccaactacttcaagaaaatataagtgttggacagaactaaggtcttgcatggtccttggactcaaacctatgggaaaaccaactacttcaagaagaaagtgctagacagaaccaaggtcttgcatgatcctcggattcaaacttatggggaaactagtcactaggaaatataagtgttggacagaaccaatgtcttgtatggtcctcagactcaaacttatggggaaaccaactatttcaagaagaaagtgctagatagaaccaaggtcttacatggtcatcggactcaaatctatggggaatctagtcactagaaaatataagtgttggacagaaccaagatcttgcatggtcctcgaactcaaacctatgggaaaatcagctacttcaagaaaatataagtgttggatagaaccaaggtcttgcatggtcctcgaattcaaacctatggggaaaccaactacttcaagaagaaagtgctagacaaaactaaagtattgcatggtcatcagacttaaacctatgaggaaactagtcactagaaaatataagtgttggacagaaccaaggtcttgcatggtcctcggacttaaacctatggggaaaccaactacttcaagaagaaagtgctagacagaaccaaggtcttgcatggtcctcaaactcaaatctatggggaaactagtcactagaaaatataagtgttggacagaaccaaggtcttgcatggtcttcgaactcaaacctacgaggaaaccaactacttcaagaaaatataagtgttggacagaactaaggtcttgcatggtcctcagactcaaacctatggggaaaccaactacttcaagaagaaagtgttggacagaaccaaggtcttgcatggtcctcggagtcaaacctatggggaaaccaactacttcaagaagaaagtccTAGatagaaccaaagtcttgcatggtcctcggactcaaacctatgaggaaactagtcactagaaaatataagtgttggacagaattaagatcttgcatggtcctcggactcaaacctatagagaaaccaactacttcaagaagaaagtgttggatagaaccaaagtcttgcatggttctcgtactcaaacatatggggaaaccaactacttcaagaagaaagtgctagacagaactaaggtcttgcatgatcctcggactcaaacctatggggaaactagtcactagaaaatataagtattggacagaaccaaggtcttgcatggtcctcggactcagacctatggggaaaccaactacttcaagaagaaattATTTCACTCTAGTCTCTCCTTAAATTATTTCactctaatttaaattttaaagaaatacaagtaataattaattatattaatttaaattaattagatcTCAAATTTTTTGGTTGGGATGAAACAATctgatacaaaataaaataaaataattttttaataaattctcaaataaatttttttatttgttaatattgataaaataaatatatatcatacataatatattttatcaaattttcctTGTATGTTGCACATACCCGCGGTCAAGACAGAAAACACTTTATGGCGTTACTCTTTAGTACTAAACCATGCATACTGGAATGTCGAAAAAATAAATAGGCATTAGCGCATTACCATGATCGTTCCAAATCACTGCAGCATGCAACGTGGTTCCACCATGTGGGCCATCATGAGTTAATGATGTGCAGTTGGCTAAAATGTGAGACACCACTTGCTTATAATTTCTCTCCACAGCTATGTACAGTGGAGTCTCACCAGCACAATTAGCAGAATATGAAATATCTGTGCCATTTTTAACCAACAGTTTCACCGCCTCAAGATGATTATTACGTACAGCCTCATGCATGGCCGTCTCATTTTCTTCATTCGTCATCTTCAGCATCTTCTTGACCGCTTTATTATTGACCCCACTTTCGAGGTCTGGTTGGGGAGCACCTTCACTTTGGAGTACTTGTTGGCGCCCTTTTGCATGTTCAATTAAAACTTCCATGATGGCCGCATGCCCATACCTTGCCGCGATATGCAAGGGAGTTTCATCTTTGACATTAGCTTGCCATAGCAGTGGTGAACACATTCTGAGAATTTCTTTGACAAAGGCGGTTGATGATTCTGATTCTTTACTTAGGCTTGTGAAGTAAATATGAAGGACTGTGTTTCTAGTTGAGGTTAGTAGTTGGTTAAGAGGCTTTGTAATATCTTTGAAGACCTCGATTTTGCCTTCTGCTGCAGCCTTGTAATATACAGGTTCCATGCCAATGTTGTCCTTCGTTTGCGAAGGCTCACCAACTGCTTGATCAGCTTCAAACAAATCGGAGGAATCCATTCTGAATCAGTGgatccaatctctctctctctctctaaacaaTGCCACTTTACCTCGTTTTGATAGTTTTGAGAGAGAGTAAAGATAGAGGCAACTACCGCGTCAAAACCAGAGGTACTTTATAAAAAGTAAGGAGACAATTTTATCATGTCACGTTCAAAGTCGATCAATGTTACTGTTGGCTCTAGCTTCAATAATGCCAGGGAACACTTACGTCCAACGCTTGACACTCACATGGTGCTCTGCTCGCAATAATGCCAGGGAACACTTATGTCCAACGCCTGACACTCACATGGTGCTCTGCTCGTGTTATATTTTGGTGTTATTTTAATGGTTTTGTTCACGGGTGCTAAATGGCTTTTGTTCACGGGTGCTAAATAGCACCCGttaagattgaattttttattaataaagtagagttgctttattttttgaaaacaaatagAGTTGCTTTTTGAGAGTAGAAACAAgtagacgtggcaaaacgggcgggtcgggtcgggttcgggtcgggtcaatcgggtttgcGGGTTaaacgggtcacgggtcaaaacgggtcatttttaaaacgggtcaatcgggttgcgggtcaaACGGGTCGCGGGTTGAGTCGGGTCGTGAGTCGGGTcgagttgacccgtatttttcaaacaatttttttttggaaatagatgCAATCTGTCAATTGTTTATGAGTTCCTTAATTGTAATTAGATTCTCACTAGTGATATTGTTACCAATTACCACTAAACACTTGAATTGATACCCAAATTTGGTGCAACTCCTGTTCCAACTTTCTAGAAACTAATCTTGGTATAATCTTCAATCTATTTaaagtaggaagagaaaataaaggtggcaagtaaaaaataacaaactataatggagtacataacatattaagtaaaaaagaataagtaaatattttataaaaattacacctCAATCTAAATCTACTCAACATTGGTAAACGTGGCAAAACgtgcgggtcgggttcgggttcgggttcgggtcgggttaATCGGGTCGCGGGTCAATCGGGTCgcgggtcaaaacgggtcacgggtcaaaacgggtcatttttaaacgggtcaatcgggttacgGGTCAAACGGGTTGCAGGTCAAACGGGTCGGGTCAAAACGggtctgacccgttttgccatgtctagaaACAAGCACTGGTAATGTAGCACTTAAAAGTATCAGTAACgcataaaaaaattgtccattttACAACAGGACCGAAATACCCTTTTAAATTCTTTCATATGCCTTTCCTTACTAACATTTTCTCAGTTTGtacttttttgagttttttctttttctagattTACAAAAACCACCGCCTAAGTACCCAAATTTCAAGCCCAAGCCAAATTGTCAAGCTTTTTAAATTCCAAATTGAACCCAATCACCAAAGCAACCCAGATACAACCAAAAACATACGAAGGAAAAGTAGAACCAAaggcagagagagaaagaggaaagcgACAGCTATAGAGGTGGTGTTAGTAGCGCCGATGAGCACAGCTGACAGAAACGGTGGTGGAGATCAAGGCTTTGGCCTTAGCTGATACGAGAGAGAATCCAAGACAGTGGCAGAGCCACTTGAGgaccccccaaaatttttgaaaaaatttataatttttaaaaaaatgtatcttaaataatttgaagatttttaaataattttgtcattttggcCCCCCCATCCCTGATAATATACCTATataaagtctaaaaataaatacaattttcatttcaataaaatataatccACAAATACATgtcaacaaattacaataattacacATTTAGCATCTTTAAAATGAATACagatattttaacaattacctcAACAAATTAGGCCAAAAAAACAATTacctaaacaaataaaagagaaaaaaaaaattctaattttcatcCAATGCATCTAGGGCTTACTTGTACatggcaaaaaaaattgaaaagtttgaaactttgTCTCCCGCAcataggggtgtccacgggtcgggccGGGTCGGTTTTGGGCCCAAACCGTACTCGACCCGGCTGAATCGGTTTTTTATATTTGGGACCCGTATTCGACCGAATATCGGGTCGGATCCGACATTTCGGGTAATCGGGTTGTCCGGGTCGGAGTCATCGGTTTCACGGGTCTGGGCCTCAGATTGGGCCGGACTTTTTGCCATTGTTAAAATTAcagaaaatttacttttttgggcctttttacttaattaattttgaaattttgaaatagaaCTTCCAGCATAACAAAACTAGACCTATTGGGCCATCAATTAGGACAAAtcaaaaaggcccaaaacaaaaCTAGACCTATTGGGCCATCAGTCAGGAAAAATCAAAAAGGCCCAAATAAGGCTTATTCATTTTATCACCTGTGATCAACACAACACACCAACAAGTCTCTGTTATTTTTTAGTCACTTGTGATCTGAAACAAGAAGCACCTATCAATCCCAATACATAATCTTTCCCAcattaagaacaaaaaataaacacaatcaACTAATCTGTAATCTGTAAAACACCACAAAAGGCACCTAGGCAGTAAACTGCTCAACACCCATAAAACCTGcaaaccacaacaaataatatttacaattttccagcaataaaataaatcacaacaGAATACTATACTGCAATATTCCAACAGATATACATACTTAGTAACATAAAGGCAGTCACTGCAAGTTTTTGGGGCAGTAACCCATAAGGCAGAAAGCTTGCTAGTTATACAATGTTCCAAGctatataattaattacaacaatcaaataccataggtatttccaaaaaatagcttttcCAAAGCATTGAATGACTACTCTAAAGTTTATAAGTCTATaactaatagaaaagaaaacctatgaactaagatttcttttctataagtATTGACAGTTGAGTATTGTTACAAGTTAGAAAAGCAATATGTCCAAAAAAGCTTCCAAAATATTCCCAAAATGCTGCcttctttacaaaataatttaccATCCTCCtacaatagacaaaaaaatattcaacaaacaATACATTAGTACCAACCAACTAGTAAGGAAACCAAGTTTATAATAGTAAGGGGCTATAAAGGCAGAATCATACCAAGTCAGTGATTAATCATCAATGCTAATCAAGGGTCGTTTGCCTGAAGTGGAACCCTTGCTTGAGCTGGtatttgctgttggttgttgatttaaaactagaaaagaatAGGAAATAAACACAATAAACACAAATAGATTAAATTTTGCTTGAATACATGAgacattcaataaaattaatacactaAGTTTCATAATTTAAGCATATTACCTAAGTCAAGTAACTCCTCCTCCAATGCCTCAACATCATCCCTTGACTGGCGATGAGAAATTGGAACTGTGACttgaagccaattttgtgaacaTACAAGGTTTTGAACCATGAGAGGAGATAGTGCACTTCGAAATGGATCAACAATTCGACCTCCAGTGCTAAATGCTGACTCAGATGCAACAGTGGAAACTGGCACAGCCAGCACATCCTTAACTACTTTAGACAACACTTGGTACCTATTACAATTGTCCCTCCACCACTCCAATATCTCAAAATTTGCATCCTTTCTACCATCACAGTTTTCAGCCAAAATACCTCTCAAGCTCATTACTACAACCTACAGATTGCTCAACTTACAAAAAACATTCATATCGCGAGTGAACCATCACATATGGATCACTAGCATCAGTTTCTAATTCTGTCCTCTCACTCCCACTTTGATCTTGTACATTTGGTGAATGAATAGAAGtgtaaaaattatacaacttaAACAAAAGGTCTTTCACCTTATCAACCATCACTTCTGCAACTGCATTCccataaatttcagaaaatgaaaacttcaaaaacctcaATTGTTTTCGTGGATCAAAGACCACAGCCACATACAAAAGAGGATTAATTTTCTCCCCTTCCCCCCAAT
The Quercus lobata isolate SW786 chromosome 10, ValleyOak3.0 Primary Assembly, whole genome shotgun sequence DNA segment above includes these coding regions:
- the LOC115964969 gene encoding zinc finger BED domain-containing protein RICESLEEPER 1-like, which encodes MHMRCCAHILNLIVGEGLKEIDASVAKVREAVRYVKSSPNRSQTFRSFMERLGMESKSLLSLDVPTRWNLTYIMLETAEKFEKVFLRMDFEDDGYSSYFRTKEDSGGLGSPCMTDFQNCRAFVTFLRLFYNATKKFSGSLYVTSNAFYDEIFVIQESISNLVKSQNTLLKSTATNMQTKFEKYWGEGEKINPLLYVAVVFDPRKQLRFLKFSFSEIYGNAVAEVMVDKVKDLLFKLYNFYTSIHSPNVQDQSGSERTELETDASDPYVMVVVMSLRGILAENCDGRKDANFEILEWWRDNCNRYQVLSKVVKDVLAVPVSTVASESAFSTGGRIVDPFRSALSPLMVQNLVCSQNWLQVTVPISHRQSRDDVEALEEELLDLGNMLKL
- the LOC115964968 gene encoding ankyrin-1-like, which produces MDSSDLFEADQAVGEPSQTKDNIGMEPVYYKAAAEGKIEVFKDITKPLNQLLTSTRNTVLHIYFTSLSKESESSTAFVKEILRMCSPLLWQANVKDETPLHIAARYGHAAIMEVLIEHAKGRQQVLQSEGAPQPDLESGVNNKAVKKMLKMTNEENETAMHEAVRNNHLEAVKLLVKNGTDISYSANCAGETPLYIAVERNYKQVVSHILANCTSLTHDGPHGGTTLHAAVIWNDHGNALMPIYFFDIPVCMV